The genome window TCAAGATAAACtattgtaatttgtaaatattgttcgTCATTGAATGTAAAAACAATTAATAGACAAAAGACTGAACCGATGTTCTGGTGTTCacgtttttcaaaattatgtaaatgcaGACATTAAGATCATTGTTATTTAGTGCAGTAATTCTAATAggtgttttataaaaatttcatttatgtacCCATCGataatgtatttttaactgATTCACAGACTTTTTATAGTCTCAACAAAAATGTCGGATATAAAAAATTCTTCTACAGAGAAGATTGACGTTGTTCTTCCACGGCAAGGCTTGCTGTATCAAGAAGAAAATCTTGACTATATACTGTGCAAACCGAAGTTGATTCCGTTA of Nomia melanderi isolate GNS246 chromosome 5, iyNomMela1, whole genome shotgun sequence contains these proteins:
- the BBIP1 gene encoding BBSome interacting protein 1 isoform X1 gives rise to the protein MIMNSFLLPSIRLFIVSTKMSDIKNSSTEKIDVVLPRQGLLYQEENLDYILCKPKLIPLKSITLEKLERMQRDAELKIQEATEEENNEENDE
- the BBIP1 gene encoding BBSome interacting protein 1 isoform X2, giving the protein MSDIKNSSTEKIDVVLPRQGLLYQEENLDYILCKPKLIPLKSITLEKLERMQRDAELKIQEATEEENNEENDE